One Thermoanaerobacter kivui genomic window, AAACCGCCTAAGATAATGGGACATGAATTTGTAGGAGAAGTTGTAGAAATAGGAGAAAATGTAACATCTGTAAAAGTTGGAGATTTAGTAAGTGCGGAGACTCACATAGTATGCGGAAAATGCAAAGCTTGCAGAACTGGAAATGCTCACATATGTGAAAATACGCTTATACTTGGTGTTGACACAGACGGTGCTTTTGCAGAATACATTAAAGTCCCCGAAAGCAATGTATGGCTAAACGATAAAGACATACCTTTAGAACTTCTCTCCATACAAGAACCCCTTGGAAACGCCGTTCACACAGTATTTTCTGGAGAGATAGTAGGAAAAACTGTCGCTGTAGTAGGTTGCGGCCCTATAGGCATGATGGCAATACCACTTCTTAAGACAACAGGTGCTTCAGCTATATTTGCAATAGAACCTGTCGAATACAGAATGGAACTTGCTCATAAATTAGGTGCAACACGAGTTATAAACCCACTTGAAGAAGACGTTGTCAATATAAAAAAGTGAAACAGAAGGCTACGGTGCAGATGTAGTATTGGACTTCTCTGGAAGCCCCACTGCAATTTTATTGTCTCTTTCCTTTTTTAAAAGGCCCGTTGAAGGGGGCTTTTTGTTGTAGACAAATAATATTTTGTATGCTATAATTGTAAAGAAAAAGTGAAAAAACCCTTTAATTTAGCCCAGTGAGGCTAAAAAGGAGGAAAATAAAATATCTATATTTGCATCCTCCTTTAGAGGGTTTTTTTGTAAACAAAAAACTCAAAGGAGGTTTTTTATGTCAAACAAAATATACGGAATTGAAGAAACCCCCCCTATAAAGCAGGCAATTCCACTATCTTTTCAGCACGTATTTGCCATGTTTGGTGCAACAATTCTAGTACCTCTTTTAACAGGTCTTGACCCAGCTGTTACCCTCTTCACATCAGGGCTTGGAACTTTAATATTCCACTTGATGACAAAAGGAAAAGTACCTGCGTATCTAGGTTCTTCCTTCGCCTTCATAGCACCTATAATAGCTGCAACTAAAGAATTCGGGGTACGCGGCGCATTTACCGGCATGGTAGCAGCTGGACTCGTCTATGTGGTAGTATTTATAATAATAAGCTTGACAGGCATCGATTGGTTAGAGAAATTGCTTCCCCCCGTTGTAGTAGGCCCTGTAGTTATGATAATAGGTCTAAGCCTTGCTCCTGTAGCAATAGCTCAAGCGCAAAAAGATTTAGCTACAGCTCTGTTTACAGCGGCATTAATAATCATATTCAGCATGTTTGGCAAAGGATTTATAAAAGTCATACCCATACTTTTAGGAACAATTGGCGGATATATATTCGCGATAACAAGAGGCCTTGTAGATTTCGGACCTGTTACAAAAGCCTCATGGATTGCAATTCCCAAATTCTCCTTCTTAACAGGACATACTCCGGAACTGGCATGGGGTGCTGTCTCTTTGGTTGCGCCGCTGGCCTTAGTCGCTATAATT contains:
- a CDS encoding solute carrier family 23 protein encodes the protein MSNKIYGIEETPPIKQAIPLSFQHVFAMFGATILVPLLTGLDPAVTLFTSGLGTLIFHLMTKGKVPAYLGSSFAFIAPIIAATKEFGVRGAFTGMVAAGLVYVVVFIIISLTGIDWLEKLLPPVVVGPVVMIIGLSLAPVAIAQAQKDLATALFTAALIIIFSMFGKGFIKVIPILLGTIGGYIFAITRGLVDFGPVTKASWIAIPKFSFLTGHTPELAWGAVSLVAPLALVAIIEDLGHVLVIGNIVEKDLIKDPGFHRVMLGNGLATSIAALFGGPPSTTYGENIGVLAITRVYSSKVIQGAAIIAILLSFIQKIGALIEVIPQPVMGGVTIILFGMIAAAGMRTLVENKVDFSDSRNLIIASVILTLGVGGIKIAFGNFVFEGIGPATLAGILLNLVLPKINSAKAKKTEKTSTSKEAVHEA